Proteins from a genomic interval of Zingiber officinale cultivar Zhangliang chromosome 2A, Zo_v1.1, whole genome shotgun sequence:
- the LOC122040110 gene encoding FCS-Like Zinc finger 15-like has protein sequence MAGLGVLLEAQQPHRSPAQIISKTSFLSSHGAGGGAFLERCFLCRRKLQQGKDIYMYRGDRGFCSEECRRRQMFMDEETGGRRNSIRD, from the exons ATGGCAGGCCTAGGCGTTCTCTTGGAAGCCCAGCAGCCTCACCGCTCCCCCGCCCAAATCATCTCCAAGACTTCCTTCCTCAGCAGCCACGGGGCCGGCGGCGGCGCGTTCTTGGAACGCTGTTTCCTTTGCAGGAGGAAGCTTCAGCAAGGGAAGGACATCTACATGTACAG AGGAGATCGAGGTTTCTGCAGCGAGGAGTGCCGCCGTCGGCAGATGTTTATGGACGAGGAGACCGGCGGGAGGAGGAATTCCATCCGGGATTGA